The following proteins are co-located in the Microbacterium sp. Clip185 genome:
- a CDS encoding leucine-rich repeat protein — protein MPDTHRPAPRRLRLALQALGAGALAGVLLLAAAPTASAADTEVDGLTYALAADTATVTGQVVPTSAVVIPRQITVGGVAYTVTAIGDSAFDRTGGVGLTSLSLPDSLIDIGAAAFQSNALTSLTLPASVRAIGDQAFALNALSTVTFAEGLTGIGTLAFTQNQLERVTLPSTVTSLGFAPFGDNPLAVIELRGAPPATFGTIATTPPATALYPWRFGEARFAGGYTEPTWNDLPTTAVATVVFDTAGGSAVDAQSVVLDAGAAVTRPVDPVRDGYTFNGWRAAGAAYDFATPLAGDLTLIAAWDLAPGPTSAPGPVSAPGVTELAHSGVDPLPFGFASLGLLAAGTVAMLVARGVRRRG, from the coding sequence ATGCCCGACACACATCGTCCCGCTCCCCGACGCCTCCGCCTGGCCCTCCAGGCACTGGGTGCCGGCGCCCTCGCCGGCGTGCTGCTGCTCGCCGCGGCGCCCACCGCATCCGCCGCCGACACCGAGGTCGACGGGCTGACGTACGCACTCGCCGCCGACACCGCCACGGTCACCGGACAGGTCGTACCGACCTCCGCCGTCGTCATCCCCCGCCAGATCACCGTCGGAGGCGTCGCTTACACCGTCACGGCGATCGGCGACAGTGCCTTCGACCGCACGGGCGGCGTCGGGCTGACCTCGCTCAGCCTTCCGGATTCGCTCATCGACATCGGCGCCGCGGCCTTCCAGAGCAACGCGCTCACCTCGTTGACGCTGCCCGCGTCCGTGCGCGCGATCGGCGATCAGGCGTTCGCGCTCAACGCCCTGAGCACCGTGACGTTCGCCGAAGGACTCACCGGCATCGGCACCCTCGCCTTCACGCAGAACCAGCTGGAGCGCGTGACACTGCCCTCCACCGTCACGAGCCTGGGCTTCGCGCCCTTCGGCGACAACCCGCTCGCCGTCATCGAGCTGCGGGGTGCGCCGCCCGCCACCTTCGGCACGATCGCGACCACACCGCCGGCCACCGCACTGTACCCGTGGCGATTCGGCGAGGCCCGCTTCGCGGGCGGCTACACCGAGCCGACGTGGAACGACCTGCCCACCACCGCGGTGGCGACCGTCGTCTTCGACACGGCCGGCGGCAGTGCTGTCGACGCCCAGTCGGTCGTGCTGGATGCGGGCGCCGCCGTCACGCGCCCGGTCGATCCCGTCCGCGACGGCTACACCTTCAACGGATGGCGCGCCGCAGGCGCCGCCTACGACTTCGCGACGCCTCTCGCGGGCGACCTCACCCTCATCGCCGCGTGGGACCTCGCGCCCGGCCCCACCTCAGCGCCCGGCCCGGTGTCCGCTCCGGGCGTCACGGAGCTTGCTCACAGCGGGGTCGACCCGCTGCCCTTCGGGTTCGCGAGCCTCGGGCTGCTCGCCGCGGGCACCGTCGCGATGCTCGTCGCGCGAGGAGTCCGCCGACGCGGCTGA
- a CDS encoding serine hydrolase produces the protein MPSSPEASRGTESAPPSRRGAKRLPRRAAAGRRSFTSTLKALDALAASGAQVSVRIDDLDLGSAVLAGDDFRSLPIAGLGVVPLLVETAAQFEAGTLDPLEIIDRAGIEPVAVSGLWQHLKAPALPLIDVALLAASSGDALAANALMSRVGLPAVRARVEQLGLTRSALMDSFRDTRGPDDAPHVALGAAREYAHLFAELVNSTAVSAGVSAQVAEWLSHGHDLSLVAAATGLDPFAHDNDEHGLLFVNKTGRASGIRTEAGVLAGPRAGVAYALFVCFDDLSIAHRLRVHDAFRVLGVELMEYVY, from the coding sequence TCTCCCGAGGCCTCTCGCGGAACGGAATCGGCGCCGCCCTCGCGGCGGGGGGCGAAGCGGCTGCCACGCCGCGCCGCCGCGGGACGGCGTTCGTTCACCTCGACCCTGAAAGCCCTCGACGCGCTCGCCGCGTCGGGGGCGCAGGTGTCGGTGCGGATCGACGACCTGGACCTCGGTTCGGCGGTGCTCGCCGGCGACGACTTCCGCAGCCTGCCGATCGCGGGGCTCGGGGTCGTGCCGTTGCTCGTGGAGACGGCCGCGCAGTTCGAGGCGGGCACCCTGGATCCGTTGGAGATCATCGATCGCGCAGGCATCGAACCCGTCGCCGTATCGGGTCTCTGGCAGCACCTGAAGGCGCCCGCGCTGCCGCTCATCGATGTGGCGCTGCTGGCCGCGTCGTCGGGAGACGCCCTCGCGGCCAACGCGCTCATGTCGCGGGTGGGGCTCCCCGCGGTGCGCGCCCGCGTCGAGCAGCTCGGACTCACGCGCTCCGCCCTGATGGACAGCTTCCGCGATACCCGCGGGCCCGACGATGCGCCGCATGTGGCGCTCGGCGCGGCCCGCGAGTACGCCCACCTGTTCGCGGAGCTGGTCAACAGCACCGCCGTCAGCGCCGGGGTGAGCGCGCAGGTCGCCGAGTGGCTGAGTCACGGCCATGACCTGTCGCTCGTGGCCGCCGCCACCGGGCTCGATCCGTTCGCGCACGACAACGACGAGCACGGACTGCTGTTCGTGAACAAGACCGGGCGGGCATCCGGCATCCGCACCGAGGCCGGCGTGCTCGCCGGCCCCCGCGCCGGCGTGGCCTATGCGCTGTTCGTGTGCTTCGACGACCTCTCCATCGCGCACCGGCTGCGGGTGCACGACGCGTTCCGCGTGCTCGGGGTCGAGCTCATGGAGTACGTGTACTGA
- a CDS encoding inositol monophosphatase family protein, with amino-acid sequence MSHHEVRLVAHRGLHDETAGGARENTLAAVRAAVDAGATWVEVDVRLTADGEVVLLHDETLERLWHDPRPVAEVALDELRELGGGARRIPTLASVLETLHGTGVTLLIDMDATEPADAAASVVRHSDTDTRTAWCGDAHAMARVRQALPDAVIWMPWRDVTPPTAADIRTLRPTVINAQHLRVGKDFVAAVHGLGLHVAVWTVDDGAQAAHLARIGVDSITTNAFALVRDAVRAGAVDHGARRAAVVDELARGAAEFIAAARRRGIGAVETKTDPADHVTQVDRSVERYVREVIGAQFPDHAFVGEEYGGEPDAARPCWYLDPVDGTANLANGVPWTSFSLALVENGRPVVGAVHDPVGPATHGIPTGVTVLARAGHGAWRAGHRLLRIPGAARTDPLAGRIVATELAGAVAWDGFHELLDALGRRYCTVRVQGSGTATLAGVALGRGHAAMVHRYSPIDHAAALLIVAEAGGTVLDGEGRENPHPLGGPAIVGADAASAHALWEVWRSVTR; translated from the coding sequence ATGAGCCACCACGAGGTGCGGCTGGTCGCCCATCGCGGGCTGCACGACGAGACGGCGGGCGGCGCCCGCGAGAACACCCTGGCCGCGGTCCGAGCCGCCGTCGACGCCGGGGCGACGTGGGTCGAGGTCGATGTGCGCCTCACCGCGGACGGCGAGGTCGTGCTGTTGCACGACGAGACCCTCGAGCGGCTCTGGCACGACCCGCGACCCGTGGCCGAGGTCGCGCTCGACGAGCTGCGCGAGCTCGGCGGCGGAGCGCGCCGCATCCCCACCCTCGCCTCCGTGCTCGAGACCCTGCACGGCACGGGCGTCACCCTGCTCATCGACATGGACGCGACGGAGCCGGCGGATGCTGCCGCATCCGTCGTTCGGCACAGCGACACCGACACGCGCACCGCCTGGTGCGGAGACGCGCACGCGATGGCCCGCGTGCGCCAGGCTCTCCCGGACGCGGTGATCTGGATGCCGTGGCGCGACGTCACGCCGCCCACGGCGGCCGACATCCGCACGCTGCGACCGACCGTGATCAACGCGCAGCACCTGCGGGTCGGTAAAGACTTCGTCGCCGCGGTACACGGCCTGGGCCTGCACGTGGCCGTGTGGACGGTCGACGACGGCGCCCAGGCCGCCCACCTCGCCCGGATCGGCGTCGACTCGATCACGACGAACGCGTTCGCGCTCGTGCGCGACGCGGTGCGCGCCGGCGCGGTCGACCACGGCGCGCGGCGCGCGGCGGTCGTGGACGAGCTCGCGCGCGGCGCGGCCGAGTTCATCGCCGCGGCCAGGCGCCGCGGGATCGGTGCCGTGGAGACCAAAACGGACCCGGCCGATCACGTCACGCAGGTCGATCGCAGCGTCGAGCGATACGTGCGCGAGGTGATCGGTGCGCAGTTTCCCGACCACGCGTTCGTGGGCGAGGAGTACGGCGGCGAACCGGATGCTGCACGGCCCTGCTGGTATCTCGATCCCGTCGACGGCACGGCGAATCTCGCCAACGGGGTGCCCTGGACGAGCTTCTCGCTCGCTCTCGTCGAGAACGGCCGACCCGTCGTCGGTGCGGTCCACGACCCGGTCGGGCCGGCGACGCACGGGATCCCGACCGGCGTGACCGTGCTGGCTCGGGCCGGTCACGGGGCGTGGCGCGCAGGCCACCGTCTGCTGCGCATCCCCGGCGCCGCGCGCACCGATCCGCTCGCCGGCCGGATTGTGGCGACAGAGCTGGCGGGCGCTGTCGCCTGGGACGGCTTCCACGAACTCCTCGACGCCCTCGGCCGCCGCTACTGCACGGTGCGCGTACAGGGCTCGGGCACGGCGACGCTCGCCGGTGTCGCCCTCGGACGCGGCCACGCAGCCATGGTGCACCGCTACAGTCCGATCGACCACGCGGCGGCGCTGCTCATCGTCGCGGAGGCCGGCGGGACGGTGCTCGACGGAGAGGGCCGGGAGAACCCGCATCCGCTCGGAGGGCCTGCGATCGTCGGTGCGGATGCCGCCTCCGCCCACGCGCTCTGGGAGGTGTGGCGCAGCGTCACCCGCTGA